A genomic stretch from Candidatus Omnitrophota bacterium includes:
- a CDS encoding double zinc ribbon domain-containing protein: MLCGAVEGLINILYPKVCLVCGRRLKEVNIDGLLCFECWEKIEKNNVCYAPGGKGAAFEKAYACLKYKGCARKLIHLFKYSSRLKLKELLGKLLIEYIRENYLPLTNVDLIVPIPLHGRKLREREFDQAMLLCEELAEEFGLEIFKGLRRVKYTRPQSELEPEHKAGNVKGCFALDDPEAVKGKSIMLFDDIMTTQATVQEAAEVLKKAGCAKIYVYTLAN, encoded by the coding sequence ATGCTATGCGGCGCCGTGGAGGGCCTGATAAACATCCTCTACCCCAAGGTCTGCCTCGTATGCGGCAGGAGGCTCAAGGAGGTCAACATAGATGGGCTGCTCTGCTTTGAATGTTGGGAGAAAATAGAGAAAAACAACGTGTGCTACGCGCCCGGCGGCAAAGGGGCCGCCTTTGAAAAGGCGTATGCCTGCCTGAAATATAAAGGGTGCGCCAGAAAACTGATACATCTGTTTAAATACTCCAGCCGGCTGAAACTGAAGGAGCTGCTGGGTAAGTTGTTGATCGAGTATATCCGGGAAAATTATTTGCCGCTTACGAACGTGGACCTTATCGTGCCCATACCGCTGCACGGCAGAAAACTCAGAGAAAGGGAATTCGATCAGGCGATGCTCCTCTGCGAAGAACTGGCGGAGGAATTCGGATTAGAGATATTTAAGGGATTGCGGCGCGTAAAATATACCCGGCCTCAATCAGAGCTTGAGCCGGAACATAAGGCCGGCAACGTCAAGGGCTGCTTTGCCTTAGACGATCCTGAAGCTGTCAAAGGAAAATCCATAATGCTGTTTGACGATATCATGACCACTCAAGCCACAGTTCAGGAAGCGGCCGAGGTATTGAAGAAGGCCGGCTGCGCAAAGATCTACGTGTATACCCTCGCGAACTAA
- the otsB gene encoding trehalose-phosphatase, whose protein sequence is MKDILLSWGGVKKEIAGKHLLLFLDYDGTLAPIARTPGEAVLSKEVKGLLRGLSTSPYCSLGIISGRALGSIKKAVGIKGIIYAGNHGLEIEGPEFKFTVPLSPRFRSALRDISGKLRKRLSGIKGVLMEDKGLTLSIHYRLAGRKDIPAFERAVSEVTRPYAARGSVGIDHGKKVYEIKPPIQWDKGKAVLWLMARRQFASGGKGVLPVYIGDDVTDEDAFKALKRRGLTVFVGERRASRADYRLKNTGEVAKFLRLISALKRE, encoded by the coding sequence ATGAAAGATATTTTGCTCTCCTGGGGGGGCGTCAAGAAGGAGATAGCCGGTAAACATCTTCTGCTGTTTTTGGATTATGACGGGACGCTTGCCCCGATCGCGCGGACGCCCGGAGAGGCGGTTCTTTCTAAAGAGGTAAAAGGATTATTACGGGGCCTGTCCACGAGCCCTTATTGCTCGCTGGGCATCATCAGCGGCAGGGCCCTGGGAAGCATAAAGAAGGCCGTGGGGATAAAAGGCATTATTTATGCCGGCAACCACGGCCTGGAGATAGAAGGGCCCGAGTTCAAATTTACAGTGCCTCTTTCGCCGCGCTTTAGGTCGGCCCTGCGCGATATCTCCGGAAAATTGCGCAAGCGGCTTTCCGGCATAAAAGGCGTTCTCATGGAGGATAAGGGCCTGACGCTGAGCATCCATTATCGTTTAGCCGGCAGAAAAGATATCCCCGCGTTTGAGAGGGCCGTTTCCGAGGTTACCCGTCCTTACGCCGCGCGCGGCAGTGTAGGGATCGATCATGGGAAGAAAGTTTATGAGATAAAACCCCCTATACAATGGGATAAAGGCAAAGCCGTCTTATGGCTTATGGCAAGGCGGCAATTTGCCTCAGGAGGCAAAGGCGTTCTTCCCGTTTATATCGGAGACGACGTAACCGATGAAGATGCCTTTAAGGCATTAAAAAGAAGGGGGCTGACGGTATTCGTGGGGGAGAGGCGCGCTTCCAGGGCCGATTACCGCCTGAAGAACACGGGAGAGGTGGCGAAGTTCCTGCGTTTAATATCAGCGTTAAAGCGTGAATAG
- a CDS encoding trehalose-6-phosphate synthase: MKRVLLFILPILILISVAFTIFGILQVRYEEEKLMDDLKRKARTVAESVELSARHALINGDLKSAKRLVESFQKRERMQGCVIYDKNGQVLVITERISDWARKDKPYLRDVLDGKSAVGAMEKFGDYSVYVHALPVLDDENNILGAVEVVYDTSYLFITLADLWRRISITLITLIVLIAIAALLIQRQIFILPVRRLTQWFTHFQKGETEKLKPFEEKGEFGRLVSEVEQVALGLRVARKVVSEEAHVRLAKEDLWTEHKLKDLIHAKLGDNAFFVVSNREPYMHVIDEVTGAPKCIRPASGVVTAIDPILRACGGTWIAHGSAEADRRFVNSRDKLGVPPQDNRYILKRVWLTKEEEEGYYYGFANEGLWPLCHVTHTRPIFRETDWQMYKKVNQKFADSVLEELPAKNPFVFIQDYHFTMLARMIKEKRPDATIALFWHIPWPNPEVFAICPYQREILNGMLACDLIGFHVQVHCNNFLDTANRLIECRVDTEKFSIVRASKETFVRAFPISVDVHMGAKASKAESSQIDAIRQEFQLQDKLVAVGVDRIDYTKGIIERVLAVDRFLEKYPEYKNKFVFIQLAAPSRTHIKRYHELIGEIDELVEKKNWKYSEGDWKPIIYLKKYFSQEEVRPYYLLADLCIVSSLHDGMNLVAKEYVASKADLSGALILSRFTGAARELTDAVQINPYSIEEFADAIKLSLEMPAEEKRKRMENMQRIISENNVYRWAGSIVTELTALNKA; the protein is encoded by the coding sequence ATGAAGAGAGTCCTTTTATTTATCCTGCCGATCCTGATCCTTATCTCCGTCGCCTTCACTATATTCGGGATACTCCAGGTCCGCTATGAAGAAGAGAAGCTTATGGATGACCTGAAAAGAAAGGCGAGGACGGTAGCGGAAAGCGTGGAATTGTCCGCCAGGCACGCGCTTATTAACGGCGACCTGAAGTCGGCCAAGCGGTTAGTGGAAAGTTTCCAGAAAAGAGAAAGGATGCAGGGCTGCGTAATCTATGATAAGAACGGGCAGGTCCTGGTCATTACTGAACGCATCTCTGACTGGGCGCGGAAAGATAAACCTTACCTTAGAGACGTTCTGGACGGCAAGAGCGCCGTCGGGGCGATGGAAAAATTCGGCGATTATTCCGTATACGTCCATGCCCTGCCGGTCCTGGACGATGAAAATAATATATTGGGCGCGGTAGAGGTCGTTTACGATACCTCTTATCTATTCATCACTCTGGCAGACCTGTGGAGGCGGATAAGCATAACCCTGATAACCTTGATCGTGCTTATAGCCATAGCCGCTTTATTGATCCAGAGGCAGATCTTTATCCTGCCTGTGCGCCGGCTCACTCAATGGTTCACTCATTTTCAAAAAGGAGAAACGGAAAAGTTGAAGCCGTTCGAAGAAAAGGGCGAGTTTGGGCGGCTGGTAAGCGAAGTAGAGCAGGTCGCCCTGGGCCTGAGGGTGGCGCGTAAGGTGGTCAGCGAAGAAGCGCATGTCCGCCTCGCCAAAGAGGACCTGTGGACGGAGCATAAATTAAAAGACCTTATCCACGCTAAGTTGGGAGACAACGCCTTTTTTGTGGTCTCCAACCGCGAGCCGTATATGCACGTCATAGATGAGGTGACCGGCGCGCCTAAATGCATCCGGCCGGCAAGCGGCGTTGTCACCGCCATAGACCCGATACTGCGCGCCTGCGGCGGGACGTGGATCGCGCACGGAAGCGCGGAGGCGGACAGGAGGTTTGTCAACTCCAGGGATAAACTGGGGGTGCCGCCGCAAGACAACCGTTATATCCTGAAGAGGGTATGGCTTACCAAGGAAGAGGAGGAGGGCTATTATTACGGTTTTGCCAACGAGGGCTTATGGCCGCTTTGCCATGTTACTCATACCCGCCCCATATTCAGGGAGACCGACTGGCAGATGTATAAGAAGGTAAACCAGAAATTTGCCGACAGCGTTTTAGAGGAACTGCCGGCAAAGAACCCGTTTGTCTTTATCCAGGATTATCATTTCACCATGCTTGCCAGGATGATCAAGGAAAAAAGGCCCGACGCTACGATAGCGCTGTTCTGGCATATCCCCTGGCCTAACCCGGAGGTCTTCGCGATCTGCCCCTACCAGCGGGAGATCCTCAATGGGATGCTCGCCTGCGATCTGATCGGCTTCCACGTGCAGGTCCATTGCAACAACTTTCTTGACACGGCCAACCGCCTGATCGAATGCCGCGTTGACACGGAAAAATTCAGCATAGTCAGGGCCAGTAAGGAGACGTTTGTCAGGGCCTTTCCCATCAGCGTTGACGTACACATGGGCGCTAAGGCGTCTAAAGCCGAATCCAGCCAGATAGACGCGATACGCCAGGAATTTCAATTGCAGGATAAGCTGGTCGCCGTGGGCGTGGACAGGATAGATTATACTAAAGGCATAATTGAAAGGGTGCTCGCCGTTGACAGGTTTCTGGAAAAATATCCGGAATATAAAAATAAGTTCGTATTCATCCAATTGGCCGCTCCCAGCAGGACCCATATTAAGCGCTATCATGAGCTTATCGGGGAGATAGATGAATTGGTCGAAAAAAAGAACTGGAAATACTCGGAAGGGGACTGGAAGCCGATAATCTATCTAAAGAAGTATTTTTCGCAGGAAGAGGTAAGGCCGTATTATCTGCTCGCGGACCTGTGTATCGTGAGCTCTTTGCATGACGGGATGAATTTAGTCGCGAAAGAATATGTGGCGTCAAAGGCCGATCTAAGCGGCGCTTTGATCCTGAGCCGTTTTACCGGCGCCGCCCGGGAGCTCACCGATGCCGTGCAGATAAACCCCTATTCCATAGAAGAATTCGCGGACGCGATAAAGCTTTCTCTTGAGATGCCCGCGGAGGAAAAGAGGAAGCGCATGGAGAACATGCAGAGGATCATCAGCGAGAACAATGTCTATCGCTGGGCAGGCAGCATAGTTACGGAGCTGACCGCGTTGAATAAGGCATGA
- a CDS encoding mechanosensitive ion channel family protein: protein MDKYLIFSTREVVGILLPLAVFIVTLISGFIIRKVIFSRLARWSEKTRTEIDDVIITSAKGPFMIWFLMLGLYFALESSSIPEGSSHFINKLLLVLGILSVTFVLSNVTAKLIRIYSRKVETALPVTSLTGNISRIVIFGVGILIILNSLGISITPILATLGVGGLAVALALQDTLSNLFAGFHIIVTRQIRVGDYIKLDTGEEGYVIDITWRTTQVKMLPNNVVLVPNEKLTKAIVTNYYLPDKEMAVLVNLGVHYKSDLKKVEKITCEAAAEVMKSVTGGVPEFQPFIRYGGFGDSAINLTVILRAKEFVDQYLIKHEFIKLLHERFSKEGIVIPYPIRAVNYEQEKEK, encoded by the coding sequence ATGGATAAATATCTTATCTTTTCAACGCGGGAAGTGGTCGGGATATTATTACCTTTGGCTGTTTTCATAGTCACTTTAATATCGGGTTTTATCATCAGGAAGGTTATCTTTTCCCGCCTGGCGCGCTGGTCTGAAAAGACCAGGACCGAGATCGACGACGTCATTATTACTTCCGCCAAAGGCCCTTTTATGATCTGGTTTTTAATGCTGGGGCTTTATTTCGCGCTTGAATCCTCAAGTATCCCCGAAGGTTCAAGTCATTTTATTAACAAACTCTTGTTGGTTCTTGGTATTCTGTCCGTCACCTTTGTCCTGTCAAATGTGACAGCGAAGTTGATCAGGATATATTCGCGTAAAGTGGAAACCGCCTTGCCCGTTACTTCGCTTACCGGGAATATCAGCCGCATAGTGATATTCGGTGTGGGGATTTTAATAATCCTGAATAGCCTGGGCATCTCCATAACGCCTATTTTAGCCACCTTAGGTGTCGGCGGCCTGGCCGTTGCCCTGGCCTTACAGGATACCCTTTCCAATCTTTTCGCAGGTTTTCATATTATCGTTACTAGGCAGATCAGGGTGGGAGATTACATAAAGTTAGACACCGGAGAAGAGGGTTACGTCATTGATATTACCTGGAGGACGACCCAGGTCAAGATGCTGCCCAATAACGTGGTATTGGTCCCCAATGAAAAGCTTACCAAGGCCATCGTAACCAACTATTATCTTCCCGATAAAGAAATGGCCGTCCTGGTTAATTTAGGGGTCCACTACAAAAGCGATCTGAAGAAGGTTGAGAAGATAACCTGTGAAGCGGCGGCGGAGGTCATGAAATCGGTAACCGGAGGCGTCCCGGAATTCCAGCCCTTTATCCGCTACGGAGGTTTCGGCGATTCCGCCATAAATCTCACCGTGATCTTGAGGGCGAAGGAATTCGTGGACCAATACCTGATCAAGCATGAGTTCATAAAGCTGCTCCATGAGCGTTTTTCCAAAGAAGGCATCGTGATCCCCTATCCCATAAGAGCGGTAAATTACGAACAGGAAAAAGAGAAATGA